From Paenibacillus sp. V4I7, one genomic window encodes:
- a CDS encoding sensor histidine kinase has product MYKLRMFNMKWQLLNYFLISSLLTVSSIYIVLEYYKEELVSWQFRMGYVIAILLVCLTVGYVATKRWQRKVDELHVAMLELSKGNFSSRIEMEPVEPFLYLYDAFNNMASAVEERIQLLQKLGEAEAIRDQELTENAVLEERRRLARDLHDTVSQELFAIHMSASSLPKILERNPDAAPGVMNQLIQMSHHAQKQMRGLISQLRPIELGDMSLQEALEKWFPEYCRNHELLGQLDVSLRETISEAIEHQFFLIIQEGLANVVKHASAKQVRLAIYEREHQYVLQLQDDGQGFERRDIPSASHGLSTMRERAQKLGGEVEIDSKLGSGTRVRVRIPRFTGQSSFLMKEREGETNEQ; this is encoded by the coding sequence ATGTACAAATTGCGAATGTTCAATATGAAGTGGCAGCTGCTGAATTATTTTCTTATCTCGAGTTTACTCACGGTATCCAGCATATATATTGTTCTTGAATATTATAAGGAGGAGCTTGTTTCTTGGCAGTTCCGAATGGGGTACGTCATAGCCATTCTCTTGGTCTGTCTAACGGTGGGTTATGTTGCGACCAAAAGATGGCAGCGCAAAGTGGATGAACTGCATGTAGCTATGCTCGAATTGTCCAAGGGGAATTTCTCCAGTCGGATTGAAATGGAACCCGTAGAACCATTCTTGTATTTGTATGATGCTTTTAATAACATGGCCTCTGCCGTTGAAGAGCGCATTCAGCTGCTTCAAAAATTAGGTGAGGCTGAGGCAATTCGGGATCAGGAGCTTACTGAAAATGCTGTGCTTGAGGAAAGACGTCGCTTGGCGCGGGATTTGCACGATACGGTCAGTCAAGAGCTGTTCGCCATTCATATGTCAGCATCCTCTTTACCCAAAATTCTGGAGAGAAACCCGGATGCGGCGCCGGGTGTTATGAATCAACTTATTCAAATGTCTCACCATGCCCAGAAGCAGATGCGCGGTCTTATTTCGCAATTAAGACCCATCGAACTGGGGGATATGAGCCTACAAGAAGCCCTAGAGAAATGGTTTCCGGAATATTGCCGAAACCATGAGCTGCTGGGCCAGCTTGATGTTTCTTTGCGTGAAACGATATCTGAAGCAATTGAACATCAATTTTTCCTCATTATACAAGAAGGTCTGGCTAACGTAGTTAAGCATGCTTCTGCCAAACAAGTTCGACTAGCTATCTATGAAAGAGAGCACCAGTATGTGCTTCAGCTGCAGGATGATGGTCAGGGGTTTGAACGAAGAGACATCCCATCGGCTTCACATGGTTTATCGACAATGAGAGAGCGAGCGCAAAAGCTTGGTGGCGAAGTGGAGATCGACAGCAAGTTAGGATCAGGAACACGAGTTAGAGTACGCATTCCGCGGTTTACGGGACAGTCAAGCTTTCTTATGAAGGAAAGAGAGGGAGAAACAAATGAGCAGTAA
- a CDS encoding ammonium transporter has product MDEIQQLSSGLDTIWVVLTAAMILLMEGGFALLEAGFVRQKNAVSIIMKVFVDIAFGALIFYFFGFALMYGKDVSGLIGTTGFFMGGDLTHIVLNISHETYWLFQCAFVIAVISIVSGAVAERINFRAYILYTIAMTGLIYPIAGHWVWAVNGWLGKLGMVDFAGSAVIHALGGFSALAAAMIIGPRIGKFSADGTANIVPPSNLPLASVGAFILWFGWFGFNSGSTLSATNTSIGHIAVTTMLAAAAGSATCILFTMMRYRKADPPMVINGALAGLVGITAGCAFVSDAAAIFIGAICGIAMVYATEMLEARRIDDPVGAFPVHGISGSIGTLAVGLFAQPDAIREGTAGLFYGGGFSLLGVQALGLVTICIWGFVITWGCMKLIQLIVPLRVSRDEELVGLDVGIHGVPAYSQEDGFLDLEQLKKGQ; this is encoded by the coding sequence ATGGATGAAATCCAACAGCTTTCTAGCGGCCTAGATACCATATGGGTGGTTCTGACAGCTGCCATGATTCTATTGATGGAAGGCGGCTTCGCTTTATTGGAGGCAGGTTTCGTCAGACAAAAAAATGCGGTAAGTATCATTATGAAAGTGTTTGTTGATATCGCTTTCGGAGCACTTATTTTTTACTTCTTCGGCTTTGCCCTTATGTACGGTAAAGATGTATCTGGTTTGATTGGCACCACCGGCTTCTTCATGGGAGGAGATTTAACACATATCGTTTTAAATATCTCACATGAGACTTATTGGCTATTCCAGTGTGCCTTTGTTATCGCTGTGATCTCGATCGTATCTGGGGCTGTAGCTGAACGCATCAACTTCCGCGCTTACATTCTATACACCATCGCAATGACTGGTTTAATCTACCCCATTGCTGGCCACTGGGTTTGGGCTGTCAATGGATGGCTTGGCAAGCTAGGCATGGTTGATTTCGCAGGTTCTGCCGTCATTCACGCACTTGGCGGATTCTCCGCCCTTGCCGCAGCGATGATCATTGGTCCACGGATTGGCAAATTTTCCGCTGACGGTACGGCTAATATTGTCCCACCATCCAATTTGCCGCTTGCCTCCGTAGGCGCATTTATCCTTTGGTTCGGTTGGTTTGGCTTTAACTCAGGAAGCACGCTAAGTGCCACCAATACTTCGATCGGCCACATTGCAGTAACGACCATGCTTGCAGCAGCAGCGGGCAGCGCAACGTGCATTCTATTCACCATGATGCGTTACCGCAAAGCGGATCCCCCTATGGTCATCAACGGCGCTCTTGCAGGACTCGTTGGCATTACCGCAGGCTGTGCTTTCGTTAGTGATGCTGCGGCCATTTTCATCGGTGCAATTTGCGGGATCGCAATGGTTTATGCAACAGAAATGCTAGAAGCTAGGCGGATTGATGATCCAGTCGGTGCTTTTCCTGTTCATGGTATCAGCGGTAGCATCGGGACTCTCGCTGTAGGATTATTTGCTCAGCCTGATGCCATTCGGGAAGGTACTGCTGGTTTGTTCTATGGCGGGGGCTTCAGCCTACTAGGTGTTCAAGCATTAGGTCTTGTTACGATTTGTATATGGGGATTCGTCATTACATGGGGTTGTATGAAGCTAATTCAACTTATCGTTCCATTGCGAGTTAGTAGAGATGAGGAATTAGTCGGATTGGATGTCGGTATCCATGGTGTTCCGGCTTACAGCCAAGAGGATGGATTTCTGGACTTAGAACAACTAAAGAAAGGTCAATGA
- a CDS encoding IS1182 family transposase — MYIQYTMDQLCLPMDLEEDIPQNHLVRIVNAAVNQLDDVIFDAAYPGGGRDSYHPKMLTKVIIYAYTQRIYSSRQIAKAVRENVMFMWIAGRQRPDFRTINRFRSERMKALLETVFTAVLQFLADEKYVQLEHYFVDGTKIEANANRYTFVWGKAVVKHKAKLQEKVQTLFATIEEAEKQEEQMHVGQDLSELGGASEITSEKLEIAVKQLEERLQENPKDKSLKKAVRTLRKDLLPRLQKYETHEEILGSRNSYSKTDKDATFMRMKEDHMRNGQLKPGYNVQIGTENQFILGYSVHQRPTDTRCLIPHLEKVKSQLGKLPSTIIADAGYGGEENYDYLEQNEVEAIVKYSTYYREKNKAWQKDISKIDNWTYDEEQDTWTCAAGQPLIFRRASKEKTESGYEIEYRHYRSASCEGCPLKPQCTKAQGNREVKVSMNYLRLKNQARNKLRSEEGYALAVRRMIEPEPVFGDIKNNRGFKRFLLRGLPKVSLEVGWLSLAHNLLKKAAMDAKNKGAKHVQAA; from the coding sequence TTGTACATTCAATATACCATGGATCAACTTTGCCTGCCAATGGACTTGGAGGAAGATATTCCTCAAAATCACCTCGTTCGCATTGTAAACGCCGCCGTGAATCAACTGGATGACGTCATTTTCGACGCAGCTTACCCTGGAGGCGGAAGAGATAGCTATCACCCTAAGATGCTAACAAAAGTGATCATTTATGCCTACACCCAGCGTATTTACTCCTCCCGACAGATCGCCAAGGCTGTCCGCGAAAACGTCATGTTCATGTGGATTGCAGGCAGACAACGACCCGACTTCCGCACCATTAACCGTTTTCGTTCTGAACGGATGAAAGCCCTGCTGGAGACCGTATTTACCGCGGTTCTTCAATTTTTGGCCGACGAGAAGTACGTTCAACTAGAGCACTATTTTGTTGACGGTACTAAAATTGAAGCGAATGCCAATCGGTATACCTTTGTTTGGGGTAAAGCGGTTGTGAAGCATAAGGCCAAGCTTCAGGAGAAAGTGCAGACGCTGTTTGCCACGATCGAAGAAGCTGAGAAGCAAGAAGAGCAGATGCATGTTGGCCAAGACCTAAGCGAACTGGGCGGAGCGTCTGAGATCACAAGTGAAAAATTAGAGATCGCTGTCAAACAATTGGAAGAAAGACTGCAGGAAAACCCGAAGGACAAGTCGCTAAAGAAAGCCGTGCGCACACTTCGAAAAGATCTTCTTCCTCGACTTCAAAAGTATGAAACACATGAAGAAATTTTAGGGAGTCGGAATAGCTACAGTAAGACCGACAAAGATGCTACGTTCATGCGGATGAAAGAAGATCATATGCGAAACGGCCAACTTAAGCCGGGTTACAATGTACAGATCGGCACTGAAAATCAATTTATCCTCGGCTACAGCGTACACCAACGGCCTACCGATACACGCTGCCTCATCCCTCATCTTGAAAAAGTAAAATCGCAACTAGGCAAGCTGCCGAGCACGATCATCGCTGATGCGGGGTATGGCGGCGAAGAGAACTACGACTATTTAGAGCAAAATGAAGTCGAAGCCATCGTCAAATATAGCACCTATTACCGTGAGAAAAACAAAGCGTGGCAAAAGGATATTAGTAAAATCGACAACTGGACCTATGACGAAGAACAAGATACGTGGACATGTGCGGCAGGACAACCCCTCATTTTCCGCAGAGCAAGCAAAGAGAAAACGGAGAGTGGATATGAAATCGAGTACCGCCATTACCGGAGTGCAAGCTGTGAAGGTTGCCCGCTGAAACCACAGTGTACGAAAGCCCAAGGTAATCGCGAAGTTAAAGTAAGCATGAACTACTTGCGATTAAAGAACCAAGCGCGCAACAAACTCCGTAGCGAAGAAGGTTACGCGCTAGCAGTACGGCGTATGATTGAGCCAGAGCCTGTGTTTGGTGACATCAAGAACAACCGCGGATTCAAAAGATTCCTGCTTCGAGGCTTACCCAAAGTAAGTCTAGAGGTCGGGTGGCTTTCGCTTGCCCATAACTTGCTGAAGAAAGCAGCGATGGACGCTAAAAATAAAGGAGCTAAGCACGTACAAGCCGCTTAG
- the liaF gene encoding cell wall-active antibiotics response protein LiaF, protein MNPHMFQRIIWGLVLVTAGVLYLLNQLGFIDIDLAYMFSTYWPVILIFYGLVGFVWQRKYHWGGSIWSLLVCCMGTIFLLKNLKLTDRSLGEMFQILGPIALILFGLNVIFKPSKKESPDWPSIKEEKNQVREARREARRLQHEKYRNPWDQPMGTDGAPSPTNDKERESKSTFNEVKHELSDEEKAVLKDIHGEFHDKHIWDVPEAPGAPDPRLPQPPGQPKTHAFNHHGHKYDDFVRNFDSGDVLHRHGFIGDVHLGQEAWELKPIQISHFIGDSVIDLTRAAIPLGETTIHVSAFIGDVKIFIPNDIDVEVRVMASSFIGDMKVLDRRESGFLRSVRTQTSHYEEADRKIIVTTSMFIGDITIKKIG, encoded by the coding sequence ATGAATCCGCATATGTTTCAAAGAATAATTTGGGGGCTTGTCCTCGTAACGGCAGGTGTCCTTTATTTACTTAACCAATTAGGGTTTATTGATATTGATCTTGCTTATATGTTTTCCACTTATTGGCCTGTCATTCTTATTTTCTACGGTCTCGTTGGTTTTGTTTGGCAGCGTAAGTATCATTGGGGAGGCTCAATTTGGAGTTTACTCGTTTGCTGTATGGGAACGATCTTTCTGCTGAAGAATTTAAAGCTGACCGATCGATCGCTTGGAGAGATGTTTCAGATTTTGGGACCTATTGCTTTAATTTTATTTGGATTGAATGTGATTTTTAAACCTAGCAAGAAAGAGTCACCGGATTGGCCTTCTATTAAAGAAGAGAAAAATCAAGTTAGAGAGGCAAGACGTGAAGCTAGAAGATTGCAGCATGAAAAATATAGAAATCCATGGGATCAACCTATGGGCACTGATGGTGCGCCATCGCCAACAAATGATAAGGAGCGCGAAAGTAAATCAACTTTTAATGAAGTAAAGCATGAGTTAAGTGACGAAGAGAAAGCCGTACTCAAGGATATTCATGGCGAGTTTCATGATAAGCATATATGGGATGTGCCTGAGGCGCCGGGAGCACCAGATCCAAGGCTACCTCAGCCACCGGGACAACCGAAAACGCATGCTTTTAACCATCATGGTCACAAGTACGATGATTTTGTACGTAACTTCGACTCTGGTGATGTACTTCATCGACATGGTTTTATCGGAGATGTGCATCTGGGACAAGAAGCTTGGGAACTGAAGCCGATTCAGATCTCACATTTCATTGGTGATTCTGTGATAGATCTTACACGCGCAGCCATTCCTTTGGGAGAGACAACTATTCATGTTTCAGCATTTATTGGTGATGTGAAAATATTCATTCCCAATGATATTGATGTTGAGGTTCGCGTAATGGCAAGTTCTTTTATCGGAGATATGAAAGTACTTGATCGCCGTGAGAGTGGGTTTCTGCGCAGTGTGAGAACTCAGACCTCGCACTATGAAGAGGCTGACCGGAAAATAATTGTAACTACGAGCATGTTTATTGGTGACATTACAATCAAAAAGATAGGTTAA
- a CDS encoding response regulator transcription factor encodes MSSNIKVMIVDDHDMVRVGLRTYISLEPGLEVVGEANNGQDAFDKLNQELSQHLPDVILMDLTMPVLDGIGATKLICGKFPQIKVIMLTSFLEEAKVLEAVESGAISYMLKTVSSDQLIHAILSAYRGMPVMNSEVSLALTRGIRQRNRIPEEEGLTSREREVLLLIAEGKSNKDISEELFISIKTVKTHVSNLLMKCELEDRTQLAIFAHRKGLV; translated from the coding sequence ATGAGCAGTAACATTAAAGTGATGATCGTAGATGATCACGACATGGTTCGGGTTGGGCTTCGTACCTACATTTCATTGGAACCCGGTTTGGAAGTTGTGGGGGAAGCAAACAATGGCCAGGACGCGTTCGATAAGTTAAATCAAGAACTCTCTCAGCATTTGCCGGATGTTATTTTGATGGATCTGACCATGCCGGTTCTGGATGGTATAGGCGCCACCAAGTTGATTTGCGGTAAGTTTCCACAGATTAAGGTTATTATGCTGACCAGCTTCTTGGAGGAAGCGAAGGTTCTTGAAGCTGTCGAATCGGGTGCCATCAGTTATATGCTGAAGACGGTTTCATCCGACCAATTGATTCATGCAATTCTGAGCGCTTACCGCGGTATGCCGGTTATGAACTCAGAAGTGTCCTTGGCGCTTACAAGAGGGATTAGGCAACGTAATCGTATACCCGAGGAAGAAGGGTTGACCTCACGCGAGAGAGAAGTATTGCTTTTGATTGCAGAGGGAAAGAGTAATAAAGACATTTCAGAAGAGCTTTTTATTAGTATTAAAACGGTCAAAACACACGTCAGCAACCTTCTGATGAAGTGTGAATTAGAAGATCGGACTCAGCTTGCTATCTTCGCTCACCGTAAAGGCTTGGTTTGA
- a CDS encoding YugN family protein, translating to MKTLSSSLEQVQESFDSVREHLHEFDFALGGNWDYDHGYFDHYLDEEHLVWLRIPFQVVTGRIDGDAESTDAIVEVGTPFVLKHVYNDGLDQEAEAETYGALIDQFQTPLDPDAKIEDKWVKEAASLLHKVEQAWIQ from the coding sequence ATGAAAACATTATCATCATCATTGGAGCAGGTGCAAGAATCTTTTGACAGTGTCCGTGAGCACCTGCATGAATTCGATTTTGCTCTGGGTGGCAATTGGGATTACGATCATGGCTATTTCGACCACTACTTAGATGAAGAGCATCTAGTTTGGCTTCGTATTCCTTTTCAAGTTGTGACAGGAAGAATTGATGGCGACGCCGAATCAACAGATGCGATCGTCGAAGTTGGGACTCCTTTCGTACTGAAGCATGTCTATAATGATGGACTTGATCAGGAGGCGGAAGCTGAAACCTATGGTGCATTGATCGATCAATTCCAAACTCCACTCGATCCTGATGCCAAAATCGAAGATAAATGGGTGAAAGAAGCAGCTAGTCTGCTCCATAAAGTGGAACAAGCTTGGATACAATGA
- a CDS encoding methyl-accepting chemotaxis protein: protein MRVEMKHKAGFYALILIGITVSIFALFTSSRWFAAASLAVFLFIGIIAWLSTRSSRSSNSHDNKGQQEQFRTFIQESQVVADRLAAAVEEVNRSIGHLLQIADASIQGEEDLKIRSNQAVGQLQEAFAAIQQVAAAADQILDSSLHMHRESEQTKDTVVDVCRSLNATDEVMNDLHINNDTMQKKIQDLTGHTSKIEEINTFIAEVVSQTSLLALNASIEAARAGEHGRGFSVVAQEIKKLATQSHEAVTKSSELLASIESGVSQVVTAVAEEKASVAHGIAEMKIIKDKIDTIFALILNVNNLVSSTTSSTQHQSSLVSGTRTLLGQVVDLMNETMSSVEITLDQLTKQRHEVSMLQHINQNLDRSSKELLQAIQAVGMQNKEGTIHVNIQEMKQVLSSLVQIPDITSLLDGKHASHLGAVLQKTAGIEAIWSNRADGTFIYSMPEAGLVNAKGREWWKRAMGGELFVSPEYVSAITKKPCITMSKAIIDDTGTPVGVVGIDLILK, encoded by the coding sequence ATGCGCGTAGAAATGAAACACAAAGCTGGGTTTTATGCTCTTATTCTCATTGGTATTACGGTAAGTATATTCGCGCTATTTACTTCCTCTAGATGGTTTGCGGCTGCAAGTTTGGCTGTTTTTTTGTTTATAGGTATTATTGCTTGGCTTAGTACAAGATCATCAAGGTCATCTAATAGCCACGATAATAAGGGACAACAAGAGCAATTCCGAACATTTATACAAGAATCTCAGGTGGTAGCGGATAGATTAGCAGCCGCTGTTGAGGAAGTCAATCGTTCGATCGGACATCTTTTGCAAATAGCTGATGCTTCGATTCAAGGAGAAGAGGATCTGAAGATTCGAAGTAATCAAGCCGTTGGACAGCTGCAAGAAGCATTCGCTGCGATTCAGCAGGTAGCAGCTGCAGCCGACCAAATTCTAGATTCATCCTTACATATGCATCGAGAGAGTGAGCAAACCAAAGATACGGTGGTCGATGTATGCCGGTCACTGAATGCCACAGATGAAGTCATGAATGATCTACATATTAATAATGATACCATGCAGAAGAAGATTCAGGATTTGACAGGACATACTTCTAAGATTGAAGAAATCAATACATTTATTGCGGAAGTAGTGTCTCAAACCTCGCTGCTCGCGCTTAATGCATCCATTGAAGCAGCCAGAGCGGGTGAGCATGGACGGGGCTTTTCTGTCGTCGCACAGGAAATTAAGAAGCTGGCCACACAAAGTCATGAAGCGGTTACGAAATCTTCCGAACTATTGGCATCTATCGAGAGCGGTGTTTCACAAGTTGTGACAGCGGTTGCTGAGGAAAAGGCATCTGTCGCGCATGGGATTGCTGAGATGAAAATAATAAAAGATAAGATCGATACGATCTTCGCGTTGATTCTGAATGTCAATAATCTTGTATCGAGTACAACAAGCTCCACTCAACATCAGTCTTCGCTTGTCTCAGGTACAAGAACTCTACTTGGCCAAGTTGTTGATTTGATGAATGAGACGATGTCTAGTGTGGAGATTACCTTGGATCAACTGACAAAGCAGCGCCATGAAGTATCGATGCTGCAGCATATCAACCAAAATTTAGATCGTTCCTCTAAGGAACTATTACAGGCGATACAAGCAGTAGGTATGCAAAATAAAGAAGGAACGATTCATGTAAATATTCAAGAAATGAAGCAAGTACTTAGCTCACTTGTACAAATACCTGACATAACTTCATTGCTTGATGGTAAGCATGCTTCTCATTTAGGTGCTGTTTTGCAGAAAACGGCCGGGATTGAAGCCATCTGGTCTAACCGCGCGGATGGAACTTTCATCTATTCGATGCCTGAAGCAGGTCTAGTTAATGCAAAGGGCAGAGAGTGGTGGAAGCGTGCGATGGGGGGAGAACTCTTCGTTTCTCCGGAATACGTGTCAGCTATTACCAAAAAACCATGTATCACGATGTCAAAAGCGATAATAGATGACACGGGAACCCCTGTTGGTGTTGTAGGAATCGATTTAATATTGAAATAA
- the ytxC gene encoding putative sporulation protein YtxC encodes MELFAIVVMNADEAYVRSLSAQIERELQLLHIAESGVTAPFDLHETHAYIRIEVRMNEREISSIHKEVREGLAGVLADHIIAEKESLILRDLIVKEFKYEAIDDLEAIEGYCKQSMCVETVIEELPILNGSSARLRRKQMLSEQLMQSLEETPRLSLDGFLKFRLQDYTEELREIAEYAIDEFMMDRQYQEFISLLQYFVYIQEAKIPVAHLIHKGGHEFVILNDQLELIDANEFDTTFKLEVLEKDINFEDMIVSTLITVSPANIYIHTRDPELTIIKTIRQIFEDRTTVCSYCRTCDIFLGEAKKQDQLSP; translated from the coding sequence ATGGAACTGTTTGCCATTGTTGTAATGAATGCCGATGAGGCCTATGTACGTTCGCTAAGCGCTCAGATAGAACGTGAGCTGCAGCTTTTACATATCGCTGAAAGTGGAGTAACAGCCCCATTTGATCTACATGAAACACATGCTTATATTCGAATAGAAGTGAGGATGAACGAAAGAGAAATATCTTCCATTCACAAAGAAGTAAGGGAAGGACTAGCTGGCGTTTTGGCGGATCATATCATTGCAGAGAAAGAGTCGCTTATTTTGCGTGATTTGATTGTTAAAGAATTTAAATATGAAGCCATTGATGATTTGGAAGCAATAGAAGGGTACTGCAAGCAGTCCATGTGTGTGGAGACGGTTATCGAGGAATTGCCAATTTTGAATGGCAGCTCAGCACGACTTCGCCGCAAACAAATGTTATCGGAACAGCTCATGCAATCTCTAGAGGAAACTCCTCGGCTAAGCTTGGATGGTTTTCTTAAATTTCGTTTACAGGATTATACCGAGGAGCTGCGAGAGATAGCTGAGTATGCCATTGATGAATTTATGATGGATCGCCAGTATCAGGAATTTATTTCTCTGTTGCAGTACTTTGTTTATATTCAGGAAGCTAAGATCCCCGTTGCTCATCTTATACATAAAGGCGGGCATGAGTTTGTCATCCTGAATGATCAACTTGAACTCATCGACGCGAATGAATTTGATACAACTTTTAAGCTAGAAGTACTTGAGAAAGATATTAATTTCGAGGACATGATCGTTAGCACCCTCATTACGGTATCTCCAGCAAATATCTACATCCATACGCGAGATCCCGAATTAACGATCATCAAGACGATTAGACAAATATTTGAGGATCGAACAACAGTCTGCTCCTATTGCCGAACTTGTGACATCTTCTTGGGTGAAGCCAAGAAACAGGATCAACTATCCCCTTGA
- the thrS gene encoding threonine--tRNA ligase, producing the protein MVVQVKLPDGAVREYAVGTTIEQVAESISSGLKKNAIGGKVNGKSVDLSFSLENDADVEILTLDSEAGLEMYRHSTAHLMAQAIKRIYGEKAVKLGIGPVIEDGFYYDIDLETPLNPEDLVKIEKEMERISGENLAITRRVVSREEAIRIFTEMEDPFKLELIRDLPEDSVLTIYDQGEFFDLCRGPHLPSTGRIKAFKLLSVAGAYWRGDAKNKMLQRIYGTAFPKKAQLDEHLHLLEEAKKRDHRKLGRELKMFAFSREVGQGLPLWLPNGAKLRRTMERYIVDLEERLGYQHVYTPVLANVDLYKTSGHWEHYSEDMFPKMVMDNEELVLRPMNCPHHMMVYKSDMRSYRDLPIRIAELGTMHRYEMSGALTGLHRVRAMTLNDAHIFCRLDQIKEEFSRVVNLIRQVYADFGITDYRFRLSYRDPKDTEKYFQDDQMWETSQRMLREVVEELGLPFFEAEGEAAFYGPKLDVQIKTALKKEETLSTAQIDFLLPERFQLEYTGEDGQKHRPVVIHRGIISTMERMTAFLLENFAGALPTWLMPIQAKVIPVSPAFEEFSNHVTERLREAGIRVEADNRNEKLGYKIREAQLEKIPYMLVVGENEVKSESLSIRKRGQGDLGTHPIEQVIGMINEEISKKL; encoded by the coding sequence ATGGTTGTACAAGTGAAATTACCAGATGGCGCGGTTAGAGAGTACGCAGTTGGAACGACCATTGAACAAGTGGCGGAATCCATTTCATCCGGACTGAAGAAAAATGCGATTGGCGGCAAAGTTAACGGGAAATCCGTGGATCTGTCGTTCTCATTGGAAAATGATGCAGACGTAGAGATTCTAACGCTCGATAGTGAAGCGGGATTAGAGATGTATCGTCACAGCACAGCGCATCTGATGGCTCAGGCGATTAAACGTATTTATGGTGAAAAAGCGGTTAAATTAGGAATTGGACCTGTGATTGAAGACGGATTTTACTATGATATCGATTTGGAAACACCGCTTAATCCTGAAGATTTGGTGAAAATCGAGAAGGAAATGGAGCGTATTTCCGGTGAGAACCTAGCGATTACTCGCCGCGTTGTTTCTCGTGAGGAAGCGATTCGCATTTTCACTGAAATGGAAGATCCGTTTAAGCTGGAATTGATTCGTGATCTGCCGGAAGATTCGGTACTTACCATCTATGACCAAGGTGAATTTTTTGATTTATGCCGCGGACCGCATCTTCCATCAACTGGACGAATCAAAGCATTTAAATTATTGAGCGTTGCTGGTGCTTACTGGCGTGGAGATGCGAAGAACAAAATGCTGCAACGTATTTACGGCACTGCTTTCCCTAAGAAAGCGCAGCTGGATGAGCATTTGCATCTTTTGGAAGAGGCGAAGAAACGTGATCACCGTAAGCTGGGCAGAGAGCTTAAAATGTTTGCTTTTTCACGTGAGGTTGGGCAAGGGTTACCACTTTGGCTGCCGAATGGCGCTAAATTAAGACGTACAATGGAGCGTTATATTGTCGATCTAGAAGAGCGTCTGGGTTACCAACACGTGTATACACCTGTTCTGGCTAATGTTGATTTGTACAAAACATCCGGTCACTGGGAGCATTACAGCGAGGATATGTTTCCGAAAATGGTGATGGACAATGAGGAACTTGTCCTACGTCCAATGAACTGTCCACATCACATGATGGTTTATAAAAGCGATATGCGCAGCTACCGTGATCTGCCAATTCGGATTGCTGAGCTTGGCACCATGCACCGTTATGAAATGTCAGGAGCTTTAACCGGTCTACACCGTGTTCGTGCCATGACCCTGAATGACGCTCATATTTTCTGTCGTTTGGATCAAATTAAAGAAGAGTTCTCCCGCGTTGTGAACTTGATTCGTCAGGTTTATGCGGATTTCGGAATTACAGACTACCGTTTCCGTCTTTCCTATAGGGATCCTAAGGATACAGAAAAATATTTCCAAGATGATCAAATGTGGGAAACTTCTCAACGCATGCTGCGTGAGGTTGTTGAAGAATTAGGACTTCCTTTTTTCGAGGCTGAAGGTGAAGCTGCCTTCTATGGTCCTAAACTTGACGTTCAAATCAAAACAGCACTCAAGAAAGAAGAAACACTTTCAACAGCTCAAATTGATTTCTTGCTCCCCGAACGCTTCCAGCTTGAATACACAGGTGAAGATGGTCAGAAACATCGCCCGGTGGTTATTCACAGAGGGATTATCAGTACTATGGAGCGTATGACAGCCTTCTTGCTTGAGAACTTTGCAGGTGCGCTGCCAACTTGGTTAATGCCGATTCAAGCGAAAGTCATTCCGGTATCTCCGGCATTCGAAGAATTCTCGAATCACGTGACTGAGCGTCTACGGGAAGCTGGTATTCGTGTTGAGGCAGATAATCGTAATGAGAAGCTGGGTTATAAGATTAGAGAAGCGCAGCTGGAGAAGATTCCTTATATGCTAGTCGTCGGTGAAAACGAAGTGAAGAGCGAAAGCTTATCTATTCGAAAACGTGGTCAAGGGGATCTTGGAACCCATCCGATTGAACAAGTGATTGGCATGATTAACGAGGAAATTAGCAAGAAACTTTAA